In the Thermomicrobiales bacterium genome, TCCGCAGCACACGTGCTCGCTGAGGCCGTACTCGAAGTCTTCCCGGACGCGAAGCTCGCCATCGGCCCGGCAATCGACAACGGCTTCTACTACGATTTCGACCTGCCACGTTCGCTGACGCCCGACGACCTCAACGACATCGAGCGCCGCATGAAGCGGCACATCAAGCGACCCGAGAAGTTCGAACGAGCCGAGATCGAGCGTGACGAAGCACTCAAGCTGTTTGCCGATCAGCCCTACAAGCTGGAGCTGATTCGCGACCTGCCCGAGGGCGAGGTCATCTCGACGTACACAAACGGACCGTTCGTCGACCTGTGTCGCGGACCGCACGTCGAGAGCACGGGCAAGATCGGCGCGCTGAAGCTGCTCAGCGTCGCTGGCGCATACTGGCGCGGCGACGAAACACGACCGATGCTCCAGCGCGTCTATGGTACGGCTTTCAAGACGCAGGAAGACCTCGACGCCTATCTGGAGCAGCAGGAGGAAGCGCGCAAGCGTGATCACCGCAAGCTCGGTCGCGAGTTGAGCCTGTTCACGATCTCCGAGGACATTGGGGCCGGCATTCCGATCTTCTTCCCCAAAGGGGAAATGCTGCGCCACCTTATGGAGAGCTACGTCCGCGAGGTGCAGACGCGTTACGGCTACCAGCACGTCTGGACGGGCCACGTCGTCAAGCAGGATCTCTACGAGCGGTCGGGCCACCTGGAGCACTACCACGACGTCATGTTTCCGCCGATGGAGGATGAAGGACAGACGTTCCGGCTAAAGCCGATGAACTGTCCGTCGCACATGACGCTGTTCAATCAGCACCTGCACTCGTACCGCGAGCTACCGCTGCGCTATGCCGAGTTCGCCACGCTCTATCGCTACGAGAAGTCCGGCGAGCTCAGCGGACTGACACGTGTTCGCGCACTGACGCAGGACGACTGCCATATTTTCTGCACACCGGATCAGGTCGGTGCCGAGTTCGGTCGGGCGCTGGATCTGATCTCCGAGATCCTGGCGACGTATGGCATGACAGACTATCGCATCCGTCTGTCGCTCCGCGGTGACGAGGGCAAGTACGTCGCTGACGACGACAAGTGGCAGCGCGCCGAAAACACGCTGCGGGCGGCGATGGACGCCAAGGGTGTGGCTTACGAGCCGGTCGAGGGTGAGGCGGCATTCTACGGCCCCAAGGCTGACTTCATGGCCAAGGACGCGTTGGGGCGCGAATGGCAGCTCTCAACGATCCAGGTCGACTTCATTCAGCCGGAGCGGCTCGGCTGCAAGTACATCGGCGAAGATGGCCACGAGCATACGCCGGTCGTAATCCATCGCGCTGTGACAGGCACGACGGAGCGCTTCATGGGCGTCATGATCGAGCACTTCGGCGGGGCATTCCCAGCCTGGCTCGCACCGACCCAGGCAGTCATCATCCCAATCGCCGATCGCCATGCTGACTACGCCCAGGAAGTAGCTGACAGGCTGCGGCAGAGCGGCTTCCGCGTTGAGGTCGATTCCGGCGGCGACCGGATGCAGAACAAGATCCGCGTCGCGCAGGGTCAGAAGATCCCGTACATGCTGGTAGTTGGCGACAAGGAAGCCGAGGCCGACGCTGTTGCAGTGCGGGTGCGATCCGGCGAAAATCTCGGCGCAATGCCAGTCAATGAATTTGCCGATCTTCTCGGTGGCCTCGTTCGTGCCAAGTCGCAAGCGTTGACGAGCTAGCGTCGCACGTATCACGTCCACGATGCACCAGCGCTAATGCTATGACGTGGCATTGCGCTGGTGCTCTTGTCAGGTCGAACAGACGGATGTCGAAGGGTGGCGCATGACATCACCGGCATATCGAGAACAGATGCGGCGCTATCGACTCTGGCTGGTCGTCGGTACAGTCATCGCACTCACCTGGACTGTCTGGATCGCTCGAGACGCGCTCTTCCCATTTGTCATCGGCCTGACCATCGCCTACCTGCTCGAACCGATCGTCAATCGCGTGCAGCGCTTGATTCCTGCGGTCGGAATCCTGAAGAAGATTCGACGCACCCTGGCGGTCGTCGTTGTCTACGGAGTCGCTATCGCCATTGCCGGCATGGCAATGTACACGTTTGGTAACCAGGTCGCCCAGGAGACGGTCGATCTAATCGAAAACATGCCCGCCTACACCGATACCGCACGCACTGAGTTCAAGGCCTGGAACGACTGGTACGTCGATACAGTCCCCCCAGATATTCGCAAGCGCATCGAAGCAAACCTCGACGAGGCGACGACCGTCCTGACCGCCGCAGTTCGCACAACTCTGCTTGCGACCGTTGGAACCGTCCAGCGCGCAATCGGATTGATGGCTAGCCTTGCGCTGCTTCCGCTCTGGATCTTCTACCTGCTCAAGGACCAGGGCAAAGCGTTCGACTTCTTCTACCGGATCTGGCCAAAGCCGATCGAGCATGATGTCCGCAACATCGTTGGCATCGTGGACAAAGTCCTGGGGTCGTATATTCGAGGGCAGTTGATTCTTGGATTCGTCGTCGGTGTCGTAACGCTAATCGGCTTGTACATTCTCGACATTGCCTACGCTGCGCCGCTGGCCATCGTCGCCGGCATCTTTGAGATGGTGCCGATCCTGGGCCCCTGGCTGTCGTTCATCGCCGCCGCGATCGTTGTGCTGGCAACCGATCCGTCCAAAATCTGGATTGTCGCGATCCTGTTTCTGGCGATTCAGCAGCTGGAGAACACGTTCCTGGTTCCGAAGATCCAGGGCGACGCTGTCGACCTGAATCCAGCGATCATCATGGTGCTCCTCGTGGTCGGCGGTACGTTGTTCGGCATCCTTGGGGTGGTTGCGATTGTTCCGCTTGCAGCAATCGGTCGCGATGTGTTCGTCTACGTCTACAATCGCCTGACCGAAGAAGCACACAGCGGCACCGAGCTACATGCCCACAGTGAACACACAGACACCGGCAGTTAGCCGCCCGTTCGTCAGCCTTGTTCCTCCAAGAGATCCGTGTCAACGCGAAAGATCTCGGCTAGCTCGGTGATGAAGCGGTCTTCGTCGTCGATCTCCATCTGGTACGCGCTGTCGTCGATGCCAACGGGACTCGCCGGGATCGAGAAGCGCACCCAGCCTTCTGCTGCTGCCACGCAAACAAACTCAGTCACCCGCGCCTCGAACTTGGCGTACGTGACTGGCGGGCCAAGCACTTTGTAATAGCGCTCGCCCATGCCGTTCGCCGTCCAGATCTGCCGAATCATCTGGCGATGGCGCGCTGCGATTCCAGACGTGCTGAGCTCCTGCGCCAGAAAGCCGCGCACGAACGCCGACATCCAGCCGAGCTCGCGCATCTCTGCGCCACAGACGGGGCACAGGCCGCCCGGCGCGTCCGGATAGTCGTACGATCGCTTGCAGCGGTCACACCAGAGGTAAGTTCGTTTCGCCATGTCTCGTGCTAATCCATCCCGAATGCTGGATACTTGCCAATGGCCTGCTTCGAGGTTTTGCATACACTACCGGGCCGCGTTCCCTGCCGGCTGAGCCGATCATGGGTCGCGTCAGGTTGTGTCTGAGTAAGGGTACAGGAGTTCCATGATCGCTCTGCACAGTGCGCTCTATACGACGCTCATGCTGCTTTCCGGTGGATTGACAGCCTGGGCGTTTTTCTTACTCGCCACTGGGCGGCCGATCGACGGCTCGTACCGATCAACCTACGTGCTGATGATCGGCACGGCGGTCCTGCAGGGCATCGTCGGTATTGTGATGCTGCTTGAGGATCATCGACCAGGTCAGAGCTTCCACTACCTGTACGGGGTCAGCCTGGTCGTCTTCACCGGCTTCGGCTATGCGTGGGCCACACGCGGCGACTCCCGCCGCGAGACGGTCACGCTGGCAATCGCAGCGCTGGCAGCCTTCGGCCTGATCCTGAGAGCGGCAGCGACCGCCCACTAATGGGCGGTCGCTTCTTCATGTCTCTGGATTGCAGCCACCCGAGCCGGTGACGACTACTCTTCTTCGGCGCTCCGGTCGGCCCAACGCTGCACCAGGTGTGTCAGCAGGATGCCAATGATCATCAGCGGGAAGACGAGCAACAGCTCCATGGTTTCAGTCGCGCGGAACAACATCGTTTGCCCCCTTAGTTCCCGTACAGAGTCTGTTACTCAAGCGTCTTAATGTAGGCGATGATCGCGTTAATATCGTCATCGCTCAGCGGAATCACTGGCATGACTGGCGGGAAGCCCTGCACAACCTTCGCCCCTGGGTCAACGATCGACTCGTGAATGTACGCGTCGTCTGCCGTGACCGTCGAGCCGTCTTCAAGCGTGACCTCGTGACCGTAGAGTCCTTGCCACGACGGACCCGTTGCCGCAGAGCCATCGATCGTGTGGCAGGCAGCGCAGTTAGTCTGATAGAGTTGCTGCCCCTGGAGCGCGACAGGATCGGTGATCTCAGCGCCAGGTGTCGGAGTCGGCACTGGTGGCGGGGTTGGCGCGGTGCCACCGTACTGGTGGACGATGTAATCGTTGATCTCAGTCCAGTCGCCGTTATGGATCATGTTCAGCACGTCGGTCACCTGCTGATCGGTCAGCGGGCCGCCGTCGGCTTCACCCCAGGCCGGCATAAGTGTCGGGCCGCCGCGCTCGATCGTCTGGCGCAGAACCGGCTCACGCTGTTCCCAATCTGGGCCAGATGCCTGGTTGGCAGCGACATTCAGCGGAATACCGCGTCGACCCTGGGCACTGCCATCCGGGCCGTGGCACTCAACGCAAAACTGCGAGTACAGCGCCATACCTCGGTCGACCGATTCGGTCAACTTCTCCGCCTCCGCGGAATCTCGCCGGTGTGGTTCGTTGAACAGGTAGATGACGACCAGCGACGCAATGACGACCAGTCCAATTGCGACGAATGTCGCTTCACGTTGAGACGATCCCACTCGCGTTAGTCTCTCTCTACCTTCACCACCGACGAACAGGCGGTTCGAACACCGATGATCTCAACCCCGACCATATGCACTAGCCCGGGAGCTGAGTGGCCTGGTCTGGCTCGAATTCCTGACGCTCAATGATGCTGTCAGGGTTCGTATCCACTACCAGGTTGCTACCTTCAATTGTGATTGGCATCAAGTCCATTGCGCGCGGCGCAGGGCCCGCAATGCGGTTGCCATGTCGATCGTAGACCGATCCGTGGCAAGGGCAGTGAAAGTCGCCTTCGCCCGAATTCCACGGCACCGTGCAACCGAGGTGGACGCACTTCCAGTACAGCGCGAGGACGCCGTCCTCATTGTTGATGATATAGAACTTGCCATCACGGTTGACCAGCGGTTCTGCGCCAACAGCCGGCACAGATGCGATCGGGACGTTGATCGGCTTACCAAACGCACCGGTCTTGTTCGGCCAGAAGAAGTACACGAAGCCACCAGCGAGCTCCAGCAGAACAATGCCGACACTGCCCAGCACTGTGTTTCGCAGGAACGAGCGCCGGGATACACGCCGCGAGCCTACCGTCTCGTGGAATCGGCTCAGCAAGGCCGCTATCCCCGAGATAATTGGCACAAGCACCAAGCCCGTGATCGTTCGCAACAGCGCTAGCATCGAGAGTCCTTTACTCCTCGGTGCGCGTCTCAACCGACGCGCTCTTCACAAAACTGAGTACTTAGTGAGCCGCGTGCTGCAGGTCCACCCATGGCCAGTACAGCATCAGCTCCATGCCGTAGCCGCGGAAGAACGTACCGATGATCGTCAGGAAGAAATACGAGACGACGAACCCGGTGAACAACCCTATGAAGAGCTCTCTGCGCGTTGGTCGATAGATGATCTTCAGCAGCGCAATAAGTATCAGGCTGAAACCGACCATGATTGCGACCGGGATGATCTGCTCGTAGACGACCTCAGCGACCTTGCCCTGCAGCGACTTCGTCACGCCGATGTAGTTGTCGAACATGATCAGGCCGAACTCAACGACCACGGTGAAGATCGCTGAGAACCAGACGATCTTCTTGCCCTTGTCCGATGTGAACAGAATGCCCACACCGAGCGGCGAGCGATCGAAGAACGGGACGGCTGCGATCAGTACCAGGGCAACTGTCGGCACGATCACACCGGCCAGCGCCGGGTGCATGTGCAGAAGCAGCTCCTGCAGGTTCAGGAAGTACCACGGTGCCTTCGCCGGGTTTGGCGTTACCGTCGCATTGGCTCGCTCAACGAGCGGCGGGTTGGCGATGAATGACAACCCCAGGAGCAGGAAGAGGAAGATGACCGCACTGAGCGCCTCGACCACTACCAGAGTTGGCCAAACCATGACCTCGTCTTCTGCGAGGTCCGTCGGACGCGCCGCTGTTCGCCCGCGAACGAGCTCAAGCAAGCGTTGACGCTTCTCTTCGCTGATACTCGGCGCCGCTGCGCCGGACCGTGCAACCTCTGCCACTGGTGCTACCCCTTCTTCGCCCCCGTCAGCCGTTCTGCGTCACGCTCGGTCTACAGCGGTCCGGAGATGCCGCCATCCTTGCGGATGCGCCAGAAGTGGACGGCCATCATAACCGCTGCCGCGAGTGGCAGGAATATCACGTGAAGCGTGTAGAACCGAATCAGCGTACTTTGGCCAATCTCCAGGTCGCCGACAAGGAGGAACTGAACCTTTGGCCCAATGAGCGGCGCTGCCTTGGCCATGTTGGTGCCGACGGTGATGGCCCAGAAAGCGAGCTGGTCCCACGGCAGCAGATAGCCAGTGAACGAAAGCAGGAATGTCAGGAAGAGCAGGACAACGCCAACGACCCAGTTGAACTCGCGCGGTGGCTTGTACGAGCCCGTGTAGAACACGCGGCACATATGCAGGAACACCGCGATAACCATGCCGTGTGCGGCGTAGCGGTGCATGTTACGCATGAGCTGGCCGAAGGTCACCGACGCTTCGATGTCCTGCATGTTCTGCCACGCCTGATCGGTCGATGGCACGTAATAGAACATCAGCAGAACGCCGGTCATCACCAGGATCAGGAACATGAAGAATGAGAGTCCGCCAAGACAGAACGTATACGTGACTTTCGTCGCGTACCGTTTGATCTTCACCGGGTGCAGGTGGAGGAAGACGTTCGATGCGATGATCAGCGCCTGGTTACGCTGTGTGTCGGGATACCCATGTCGCACGATCGAACGCCACAGGGCGCTACCGGTGATACGATCGGCGATCGTTTGCTCTCGTCGCATCGTTCCCCTCATCTCAGGCCGCGCTATCGCGGCACCAACCAATTAACCCGGATCCTGGCGTGAGACAACGGTCGCCGACACCCCATTGTCGACGATCATGCCTGCGACGTGACATGTTACCCGATCTTGCGGCTTCGTGGAGCGGGGCGCTGTGCAACGATGAGCGAAAGCCTGGCGTTCGGGCAATGTCGTCTCCCGAGTGGCCGGCACTCGACCAAATCCACTGGGGGGAACCTGTGGCGCAGTATA is a window encoding:
- the thrS gene encoding threonine--tRNA ligase; this translates as MSDSAAIDVDIQAPVANQEELDLARMRHSAAHVLAEAVLEVFPDAKLAIGPAIDNGFYYDFDLPRSLTPDDLNDIERRMKRHIKRPEKFERAEIERDEALKLFADQPYKLELIRDLPEGEVISTYTNGPFVDLCRGPHVESTGKIGALKLLSVAGAYWRGDETRPMLQRVYGTAFKTQEDLDAYLEQQEEARKRDHRKLGRELSLFTISEDIGAGIPIFFPKGEMLRHLMESYVREVQTRYGYQHVWTGHVVKQDLYERSGHLEHYHDVMFPPMEDEGQTFRLKPMNCPSHMTLFNQHLHSYRELPLRYAEFATLYRYEKSGELSGLTRVRALTQDDCHIFCTPDQVGAEFGRALDLISEILATYGMTDYRIRLSLRGDEGKYVADDDKWQRAENTLRAAMDAKGVAYEPVEGEAAFYGPKADFMAKDALGREWQLSTIQVDFIQPERLGCKYIGEDGHEHTPVVIHRAVTGTTERFMGVMIEHFGGAFPAWLAPTQAVIIPIADRHADYAQEVADRLRQSGFRVEVDSGGDRMQNKIRVAQGQKIPYMLVVGDKEAEADAVAVRVRSGENLGAMPVNEFADLLGGLVRAKSQALTS
- a CDS encoding AI-2E family transporter; this encodes MTSPAYREQMRRYRLWLVVGTVIALTWTVWIARDALFPFVIGLTIAYLLEPIVNRVQRLIPAVGILKKIRRTLAVVVVYGVAIAIAGMAMYTFGNQVAQETVDLIENMPAYTDTARTEFKAWNDWYVDTVPPDIRKRIEANLDEATTVLTAAVRTTLLATVGTVQRAIGLMASLALLPLWIFYLLKDQGKAFDFFYRIWPKPIEHDVRNIVGIVDKVLGSYIRGQLILGFVVGVVTLIGLYILDIAYAAPLAIVAGIFEMVPILGPWLSFIAAAIVVLATDPSKIWIVAILFLAIQQLENTFLVPKIQGDAVDLNPAIIMVLLVVGGTLFGILGVVAIVPLAAIGRDVFVYVYNRLTEEAHSGTELHAHSEHTDTGS
- a CDS encoding c-type cytochrome yields the protein MGSSQREATFVAIGLVVIASLVVIYLFNEPHRRDSAEAEKLTESVDRGMALYSQFCVECHGPDGSAQGRRGIPLNVAANQASGPDWEQREPVLRQTIERGGPTLMPAWGEADGGPLTDQQVTDVLNMIHNGDWTEINDYIVHQYGGTAPTPPPVPTPTPGAEITDPVALQGQQLYQTNCAACHTIDGSAATGPSWQGLYGHEVTLEDGSTVTADDAYIHESIVDPGAKVVQGFPPVMPVIPLSDDDINAIIAYIKTLE
- a CDS encoding Rieske 2Fe-2S domain-containing protein encodes the protein MLALLRTITGLVLVPIISGIAALLSRFHETVGSRRVSRRSFLRNTVLGSVGIVLLELAGGFVYFFWPNKTGAFGKPINVPIASVPAVGAEPLVNRDGKFYIINNEDGVLALYWKCVHLGCTVPWNSGEGDFHCPCHGSVYDRHGNRIAGPAPRAMDLMPITIEGSNLVVDTNPDSIIERQEFEPDQATQLPG
- a CDS encoding cytochrome b N-terminal domain-containing protein, with the translated sequence MRREQTIADRITGSALWRSIVRHGYPDTQRNQALIIASNVFLHLHPVKIKRYATKVTYTFCLGGLSFFMFLILVMTGVLLMFYYVPSTDQAWQNMQDIEASVTFGQLMRNMHRYAAHGMVIAVFLHMCRVFYTGSYKPPREFNWVVGVVLLFLTFLLSFTGYLLPWDQLAFWAITVGTNMAKAAPLIGPKVQFLLVGDLEIGQSTLIRFYTLHVIFLPLAAAVMMAVHFWRIRKDGGISGPL